In Alicyclobacillus vulcanalis, the following are encoded in one genomic region:
- a CDS encoding GNAT family N-acetyltransferase, producing the protein MPTPNRSHRAGPKGARARKSSKPHRPPRASSKDAGQEVIRYRPRRPEDDDWIVQLARRELGHVHEQAFGEPFPEVELRQYLESGMPTVVIERSGRPVGFYSYLPSAEGKMHVSALVVDAKFQRQGIGRKAMEHLESEARRMGAHTLEVFIQDVNPRSLAFARELGFREVARVEPRTLVLWKSIAVSPIAVSPGVPSLPLPF; encoded by the coding sequence ATGCCAACACCCAACCGCTCGCACCGAGCGGGGCCGAAGGGCGCCCGCGCTCGCAAAAGCTCCAAGCCGCACAGGCCTCCGCGCGCGTCGTCAAAAGACGCGGGGCAGGAGGTCATTCGCTATCGCCCGCGGCGCCCCGAGGACGACGACTGGATCGTCCAGCTCGCGCGGCGCGAACTCGGCCACGTGCACGAGCAGGCGTTTGGAGAGCCGTTTCCTGAAGTGGAACTGCGCCAGTATCTCGAGTCCGGCATGCCGACGGTCGTGATCGAACGGAGCGGCCGGCCGGTGGGATTTTACTCGTATCTGCCGAGCGCGGAGGGCAAGATGCACGTGAGCGCCCTCGTGGTGGACGCAAAGTTCCAGCGCCAAGGCATTGGCCGGAAGGCGATGGAGCACTTGGAGTCCGAGGCGAGGCGCATGGGCGCGCACACGCTCGAAGTGTTTATTCAGGACGTCAATCCGAGGAGCCTGGCGTTTGCGAGGGAGCTCGGCTTTCGAGAAGTGGCGCGCGTCGAACCGAGAACGCTGGTGCTGTGGAAGTCCATCGCCGTGAGCCCCATCGCCGTGAGCCCGGGCGTGCCCTCGCTCCCGCTCCCGTTCTGA
- a CDS encoding DJ-1/PfpI family protein, with amino-acid sequence MRAVFVALPCSRLGDVAPVLEGLRRLNRRARVITLDGRWCHTAEGLTVQADGVIEEPVPPDVGLCILPGGLYEASTWEDLRLHRYLRRFSTTGGLFVASGEGLLCLASAGLLGGLRFTAPSHVVNEHEPMFRYAIFEPGPVVIDGNVISSDGSNAQVLLQAVFDRLNLRP; translated from the coding sequence ATGAGAGCTGTCTTTGTCGCCTTGCCATGCTCGCGCCTGGGGGACGTCGCCCCGGTGCTCGAGGGACTGCGGCGCTTGAACCGCCGGGCGCGCGTCATCACGCTCGACGGGCGGTGGTGCCACACGGCGGAAGGCCTGACTGTGCAAGCGGATGGCGTGATCGAGGAGCCTGTGCCGCCGGACGTTGGGCTGTGCATTCTGCCCGGCGGCTTGTACGAGGCCTCCACCTGGGAAGACCTGCGGCTGCACCGGTACCTGCGCCGGTTTTCCACCACGGGTGGCCTGTTTGTCGCCTCGGGCGAGGGGCTCTTGTGCCTCGCCTCGGCTGGCCTTCTGGGCGGCCTTCGCTTCACGGCGCCCTCGCACGTGGTGAACGAGCACGAGCCCATGTTTCGCTACGCCATTTTTGAACCTGGCCCCGTCGTGATCGACGGAAATGTCATTTCGTCGGACGGGTCCAACGCCCAGGTGCTGCTTCAAGCCGTGTTTGACCGCCTGAACCTCCGCCCGTAG
- a CDS encoding ATP-dependent helicase, translated as MLDVSEIVRGLNPEQKDAVTTTSGPLLVVAGAGSGKTSVLTRRIAYLIAHAGVAVHEILAITFTNKAAREMKTRIRDLIGPRADDLWMGTFHSVCVRILRREADRLGYDPNFTILDSEDQEALVQQCLLDLGYDLKAHDARSIKHRISQWKNEGNARVVNEANPSDLIADRVMDLYQKRLFAANAMDFDDLIGHTVLLFETHEDVLERYRDKFRHVLVDEYQDTNGIQFRLLRLLCGKHRNLCAVGDADQAIYAWRGADSEHMLRFERDFPDAKIVLLTRNYRSTQDILDAANSVIAHNARRRPKELRSTRGRGEKPLVVRLPDGGAEASYVAQSIAEHVQNGGRYEDCAVLYRANAQSRALEEALLERAIPYTVVGGMTFYDRREVKDVLAYLRVLVNPQDEISLLRIINRPKRGLGDSAVDRLLEFAHSEGISLYQALSRGEEAGLGERAAESARQFHAALEELALWMEGMPVSEFLAEVLHATRYREMYLQSGKKEDLARVENIDELFSVTRSFDERRGGTVAEFLAEVSLMSDIDKERDRGKGSVRLMTLHASKGLEFPVVFLVGMEEGLFPHARSLDDPLRIEEERNLCYVGLTRAMDRLILTHAAWRTLYGQTVAREPSRFLEEIRADLAVRVDLAEALEPDVLRPGDRVVHPQHGQGIVLAVDAGADEERVQVMFHPSIGMKWVSKKGLRTDGAVVVQ; from the coding sequence GTGCTTGACGTGAGCGAGATCGTCCGTGGACTGAATCCCGAGCAGAAGGATGCCGTCACAACCACGAGCGGGCCGCTGCTCGTCGTCGCAGGGGCGGGAAGTGGAAAGACGAGCGTTCTCACGCGCCGGATCGCGTATCTCATTGCGCACGCCGGCGTCGCGGTGCACGAGATCCTCGCCATCACCTTCACCAACAAAGCTGCGCGCGAGATGAAAACGCGCATCCGGGACCTGATTGGCCCGCGCGCCGATGACCTTTGGATGGGCACCTTTCACAGCGTGTGTGTGCGCATCCTGCGGCGCGAGGCGGACCGCTTGGGCTACGACCCCAACTTCACGATTCTCGATTCCGAGGACCAGGAGGCGCTCGTCCAGCAGTGCCTGCTCGATCTCGGCTATGACCTGAAGGCGCACGACGCGCGGTCCATCAAGCATCGCATCTCCCAATGGAAAAACGAAGGAAACGCTCGCGTCGTCAACGAGGCGAACCCATCCGACCTCATCGCCGACCGCGTGATGGATCTGTATCAAAAGCGATTGTTTGCAGCGAACGCGATGGACTTCGACGACCTCATCGGCCACACGGTTCTGCTTTTCGAGACCCACGAAGACGTCCTGGAACGGTACCGAGACAAGTTCCGCCACGTGCTCGTCGACGAGTATCAGGACACCAACGGCATTCAGTTTCGTTTGTTGCGCCTGCTTTGCGGGAAACATCGCAACCTGTGCGCCGTCGGCGATGCGGACCAGGCCATCTACGCATGGCGCGGCGCGGACAGCGAGCACATGTTGCGGTTCGAGCGGGACTTCCCGGACGCGAAGATCGTGTTGCTCACGCGCAACTATCGTTCCACGCAGGATATCCTCGATGCGGCCAACAGCGTGATCGCCCACAACGCGCGGCGCCGGCCCAAAGAGCTGCGGTCAACGCGCGGCCGCGGGGAGAAGCCGCTCGTCGTGCGGCTGCCGGATGGCGGGGCCGAGGCGAGCTACGTGGCGCAATCCATTGCGGAACACGTGCAAAACGGCGGGCGGTATGAGGACTGCGCCGTGCTGTACCGGGCCAACGCCCAGTCGCGCGCGTTGGAAGAGGCGCTGCTCGAGCGCGCCATTCCTTACACGGTGGTCGGCGGCATGACGTTCTATGATCGGCGCGAGGTCAAAGACGTGCTCGCGTATCTGCGCGTCCTCGTCAATCCTCAGGACGAGATTTCGCTCTTGCGCATCATCAACCGTCCAAAGCGCGGCCTCGGGGACTCTGCGGTGGACAGGCTGCTCGAATTCGCGCATAGCGAAGGCATAAGCTTGTATCAGGCGCTGAGTCGCGGCGAAGAGGCAGGGCTCGGTGAGCGCGCCGCCGAGTCGGCGCGACAGTTTCACGCGGCCCTCGAGGAGCTCGCGCTGTGGATGGAGGGCATGCCGGTCTCCGAGTTTCTGGCCGAGGTGTTGCACGCCACCCGCTATCGCGAGATGTATCTGCAATCCGGGAAAAAGGAGGACCTCGCGCGCGTCGAAAACATTGATGAGCTTTTCAGCGTGACGCGATCGTTCGACGAGCGGCGGGGAGGCACGGTCGCCGAGTTTCTGGCGGAGGTCAGCCTCATGTCGGACATCGACAAAGAGCGGGATCGCGGCAAGGGCTCGGTCAGGCTCATGACCTTGCACGCGAGCAAAGGGCTCGAATTTCCCGTCGTCTTTCTCGTGGGCATGGAAGAAGGCCTTTTCCCGCACGCGCGGTCCCTCGACGATCCACTGCGCATCGAGGAGGAGCGCAACCTCTGCTATGTGGGGCTCACGCGCGCCATGGACAGGCTCATCCTGACCCATGCCGCCTGGCGCACCCTGTACGGCCAGACGGTGGCGCGCGAGCCGTCGCGATTTCTCGAGGAAATCCGCGCCGACCTCGCCGTTCGGGTCGATCTCGCCGAGGCGCTGGAGCCGGACGTCCTGCGCCCAGGGGATCGCGTCGTGCACCCGCAACACGGGCAGGGCATTGTGCTCGCCGTCGACGCGGGTGCCGACGAAGAGCGTGTGCAGGTGATGTTTCACCCGTCCATAGGCATGAAATGGGTGTCGAAGAAAGGATTACGGACCGACGGCGCCGTCGTGGTACAATGA